One genomic segment of Mycolicibacterium chubuense NBB4 includes these proteins:
- a CDS encoding amino-acid N-acetyltransferase, with product MRRARTSDVPDIKALVDIYAGRILLEKNLVTLYESVQEFWVGELHGEVIGCGALHVLWSDLGEVRTVAVHPKVRGHGVGHAIVEQLLTVAKELRLQRIFVLTFEVDFFGKHGFAEIDGTPVTAEVYDEMCRSYDTGVAEFLDLSYVKPNILGNTRMLLTL from the coding sequence GTGCGGCGGGCCCGGACGTCCGATGTGCCGGACATCAAAGCGCTCGTCGACATCTATGCCGGACGGATTCTGCTCGAGAAGAACCTCGTGACGCTGTACGAGTCGGTGCAGGAATTCTGGGTCGGCGAACTGCACGGCGAGGTGATCGGCTGCGGCGCGCTGCACGTGCTGTGGTCGGATCTGGGCGAGGTACGCACCGTCGCCGTGCACCCCAAGGTGCGGGGTCACGGTGTCGGGCACGCGATCGTCGAGCAGTTGCTCACCGTGGCCAAGGAGCTGCGTCTGCAGCGCATCTTCGTACTGACCTTCGAGGTCGACTTCTTCGGCAAGCACGGCTTCGCCGAGATCGACGGCACACCCGTGACCGCCGAGGTCTACGACGAGATGTGCCGCTCCTATGACACGGGCGTCGCCGAATTCCTCGATCTGTCCTATGTGAAGCCCAACATCCTGGGCAACACCCGGATGCTGTTGACGCTGTAG
- the pgsA gene encoding CDP-diacylglycerol--glycerol-3-phosphate 3-phosphatidyltransferase produces the protein MPGQPHTDPVVPRARVANVANALTGVRLILVPVFLVVLFVGDGHETYWRVVAFVVFAVAVITDRFDGALARSYGMVTEFGTLADPIADKALIGAALIGLSVLGDLPWWVTVVILARELGVTVLRLVVLRRGVIPASRGGKLKTLVQAVAIGLFVLPLSGGWLTGAWVIMLAAVVLTLVTGVDYLVSAVRDSRGRSAGH, from the coding sequence GTGCCGGGCCAACCACATACCGATCCGGTGGTTCCGCGCGCTCGTGTCGCCAATGTCGCCAATGCGCTGACCGGTGTCCGATTGATACTGGTGCCCGTCTTCCTCGTCGTGCTCTTCGTCGGCGACGGACATGAAACGTATTGGCGGGTGGTCGCATTCGTCGTGTTCGCGGTCGCGGTCATCACCGACCGGTTCGACGGGGCGCTGGCGCGCAGCTACGGCATGGTCACCGAATTCGGCACCCTGGCCGACCCGATCGCGGACAAAGCGCTCATCGGTGCGGCGCTCATCGGCCTGTCGGTTCTCGGGGATCTGCCGTGGTGGGTGACGGTGGTGATCCTCGCTCGCGAGCTCGGTGTGACCGTGCTGCGGCTGGTGGTGTTGCGACGCGGTGTCATCCCGGCCAGTCGCGGCGGCAAGCTCAAGACCCTGGTGCAGGCCGTGGCCATCGGCCTCTTCGTACTTCCCTTGAGCGGCGGGTGGCTCACCGGCGCCTGGGTGATCATGCTGGCTGCGGTGGTGCTGACGCTGGTCACCGGGGTGGACTATCTCGTCTCGGCGGTGAGGGACTCCCGTGGACGATCCGCTGGTCACTGA
- a CDS encoding CinA family protein, with amino-acid sequence MDDPLVTDDARALVADLTVRRQTIATAESLTAGLLAATLAGVPGASAVLRGGLVTYTVETKIELAGVAPELLADVGPVAAPTARALAVGAMQRCGATWGVGLTGVAGPEPHGGHPVGTVFLGVAGPVDTDVVELHVDGTRWDIRLAAVHAAVSRLRRLVEQG; translated from the coding sequence GTGGACGATCCGCTGGTCACTGACGACGCCCGCGCGCTGGTCGCCGACCTGACCGTGCGCCGCCAGACGATCGCGACGGCCGAGTCGCTGACCGCGGGACTGCTGGCGGCCACACTCGCCGGAGTGCCCGGGGCCAGCGCGGTGCTGCGCGGCGGGCTCGTCACCTACACCGTGGAGACGAAGATCGAGCTGGCCGGCGTGGCGCCCGAGTTGCTCGCCGACGTGGGCCCGGTCGCCGCACCGACCGCGCGGGCCCTGGCCGTCGGTGCGATGCAGCGGTGCGGTGCGACGTGGGGCGTCGGCTTGACCGGGGTGGCCGGACCCGAGCCGCACGGCGGACATCCCGTCGGCACGGTGTTCCTCGGGGTGGCCGGTCCGGTCGACACCGACGTGGTGGAACTGCACGTCGACGGCACCCGCTGGGACATCCGGCTGGCGGCCGTGCACGCCGCGGTCTCGCGGCTGCGGCGGCTGGTCGAGCAGGGTTGA
- the clgR gene encoding transcriptional regulator ClgR, whose protein sequence is MTALLREVIGDVLRRARIEQGRTLREVSDSARVSLGYLSEVERGRKEASSELLGAICGALDVPLSRVLSEAGDELAIEESRAAVSDVATTHIDVSTKVVIPQVVSMAVA, encoded by the coding sequence ATGACGGCATTGCTGCGCGAGGTGATCGGCGACGTGCTGCGTCGCGCCCGGATCGAGCAGGGGCGCACCCTGCGCGAGGTCTCGGATTCGGCACGCGTGAGCCTCGGTTATCTGTCCGAGGTGGAACGGGGCCGCAAGGAGGCCTCCAGCGAACTGCTCGGGGCCATCTGCGGGGCCCTGGACGTCCCGCTGTCGCGCGTGCTGTCCGAAGCGGGCGACGAACTGGCGATCGAGGAGTCCCGCGCCGCGGTGTCCGATGTGGCCACCACCCACATCGACGTCAGCACCAAGGTCGTCATTCCGCAGGTCGTGTCGATGGCGGTGGCCTGA
- the pspA gene encoding phage shock protein PspA — MANPFSKAWKYLMALFSSKVDEYADPKVQIQQAIEEAQRQHQALTQQAAQVIGNQRQLEMRLNRQLADIEKLQVNVRQALTLADQATAAGDAAKATEYNNAAESFAAQLVTAEQSVEDLKGLHDQALQAAGQAKKAVEQNAMVLQQKIAERTKLLSQLEQAKMQEQVSASLRSMSEIAAPGSTPSLDEVRDKIERRYANAMGAAELAQNSVQGRMMEVQQASVQMAGHSRLEQIRASMRGEQLPAGGTTPAQAPATPATNTNATPENPLSQ; from the coding sequence ATGGCCAATCCGTTCTCCAAGGCGTGGAAGTACCTCATGGCGCTGTTCAGCTCCAAGGTCGACGAATACGCCGACCCGAAGGTGCAGATCCAGCAGGCCATCGAGGAAGCTCAGCGCCAGCACCAGGCGCTGACGCAGCAGGCGGCGCAGGTGATCGGCAACCAGCGTCAGCTCGAGATGCGGCTCAACCGCCAACTGGCCGACATCGAGAAGCTCCAGGTCAATGTCCGGCAGGCGCTGACCCTCGCCGACCAGGCCACCGCTGCCGGTGACGCCGCCAAGGCCACCGAGTACAACAACGCCGCCGAGTCGTTCGCCGCGCAGTTGGTCACCGCCGAGCAGAGCGTCGAGGACCTCAAAGGCCTGCACGATCAGGCGCTGCAGGCGGCCGGTCAGGCCAAGAAGGCGGTGGAGCAGAACGCGATGGTGTTGCAGCAGAAGATCGCCGAGCGCACCAAGCTGCTCAGCCAGCTCGAGCAGGCGAAGATGCAGGAGCAGGTCAGCGCGTCGCTGCGGTCGATGAGTGAGATCGCCGCGCCGGGCAGCACCCCGAGTCTCGACGAGGTGCGCGACAAGATCGAGCGGCGCTACGCCAACGCGATGGGTGCCGCCGAGTTGGCGCAGAACTCCGTGCAGGGCCGCATGATGGAGGTTCAGCAGGCCAGCGTGCAGATGGCGGGACACTCCCGCCTCGAGCAGATCCGTGCCTCGATGCGCGGGGAGCAGCTGCCCGCCGGCGGAACGACGCCCGCCCAAGCCCCCGCGACTCCGGCGACGAACACCAACGCAACGCCGGAAAATCCGCTGTCGCAATAG
- the pspM gene encoding phage shock envelope stress response protein PspM → MSSRSSRPEAWRSLAQRGVDSAAEWSNLLADKLNAAADPRAKLLRKRRWALRLAVFFTVSALFWLAVTAVLASWSTPVWALFIPSPIAVGAAFLATLAFLRYRWLRGEPLPPQRTASARRLPPWGSAARQPMAALASSERGLISLLGVMERGRMLPADELRDLRATAEQTAATMAATATEVVSMERTISSAPQSRSHLAPTIAAFATQLDRGARQYNDMVSAAAQLVSAANSGSMSSSPMTQRRYRDQLATATDRLTGWAQAFDELGRLRA, encoded by the coding sequence GTGAGTAGTCGCAGCAGCAGACCAGAAGCCTGGCGGTCCTTGGCCCAACGCGGCGTCGACAGCGCCGCGGAGTGGTCGAACCTGCTGGCCGACAAGCTCAACGCCGCCGCCGATCCGCGCGCGAAGCTGCTCCGCAAGCGGCGCTGGGCGTTGCGCCTCGCGGTCTTCTTCACGGTGTCGGCGCTGTTCTGGCTCGCGGTGACCGCGGTGCTGGCGTCGTGGAGCACGCCGGTGTGGGCGTTGTTCATCCCGTCGCCGATCGCGGTCGGCGCCGCTTTCCTGGCCACCCTGGCTTTCCTGCGCTATCGCTGGCTGCGGGGCGAACCCCTGCCGCCGCAGCGCACCGCGTCCGCGCGACGGCTGCCGCCGTGGGGGTCGGCGGCCCGCCAGCCGATGGCCGCGCTGGCTTCCTCCGAGCGGGGCCTGATCTCGCTGCTGGGCGTGATGGAGCGCGGCAGGATGCTGCCTGCCGACGAACTGCGCGACCTGCGGGCGACCGCCGAACAGACCGCGGCGACGATGGCCGCCACGGCCACCGAGGTGGTGTCGATGGAGCGGACGATCAGTTCGGCGCCCCAGTCCCGGTCCCACCTCGCGCCCACCATCGCGGCGTTCGCAACGCAGCTCGACCGCGGTGCCCGCCAGTACAACGACATGGTCTCCGCCGCAGCGCAATTGGTGTCGGCCGCCAACTCCGGGTCGATGTCGAGCTCGCCGATGACGCAGCGGCGGTACCGCGACCAGCTGGCGACGGCGACCGACCGGCTGACCGGCTGGGCGCAGGCGTTCGACGAGTTGGGCCGGTTGCGGGCCTGA
- a CDS encoding limonene-1,2-epoxide hydrolase family protein — MTDAQDPLLPTSSTAIADNARTVESFLFALADEDFDTVESLAAPELLWQNVGLPSIRGRARIMKLLRSGEGRVGFAVKFHRIAAEGPVVLTERTDALIVGPLRLQFWVCGTFEVREGRITLWRDYFDLFDCLVKAPLRAVAATVFPSLRPTF; from the coding sequence ATGACTGATGCCCAGGATCCGCTGCTGCCGACCTCCTCTACGGCGATCGCGGACAATGCGCGCACCGTGGAGTCGTTCCTGTTCGCGCTGGCCGACGAGGATTTCGACACCGTGGAATCGCTGGCTGCCCCCGAACTGCTGTGGCAGAACGTCGGCCTGCCCTCGATCCGGGGACGCGCGCGCATCATGAAGCTGCTGCGCAGCGGCGAGGGCAGGGTCGGGTTCGCGGTGAAGTTCCACCGCATCGCCGCGGAAGGCCCCGTGGTGCTGACCGAGCGCACGGACGCGCTCATCGTCGGACCGCTGCGGCTGCAGTTCTGGGTGTGCGGCACGTTCGAGGTACGCGAGGGCCGGATCACGCTGTGGCGCGACTACTTCGATCTCTTCGACTGCCTTGTCAAGGCGCCGCTGCGGGCGGTCGCCGCGACGGTGTTCCCGTCCCTGCGCCCGACGTTCTGA
- a CDS encoding glycosyltransferase, which translates to MRVAVVAGPDPGHAFPAIALCQKFSAAGDTPTLLTGTRWLETARTERLDAVELDGLDPTAVDDDADAGAKIHQRAARMAVLNRPRIAEMAPDLVVSDSITACGGLAADLLGVPWVELNTHPLYRPSKGLPPVGSGFAPGTGLRGRLRDAALRALSARSWRAGLRQRAEARQAIGLPAEDPGPLRRLIATLPALEVPRPDWPAEAVVVGPLHFEPTSTVLELPAGDGPLVVVAPSTATTGAGGLAELALQTLIPGTVLPPGARVAVSRLERGEGEVPPWAVVGLGRQDELLARADVLICGGGHGTVAKALLAGVPMVVVPGGGDQWEIANRLVRQGSARLIRPLTAEALAAATREVLESPGYQDAARRAGATVADVADPVRVCHDALRACA; encoded by the coding sequence ATGCGTGTCGCCGTGGTCGCCGGACCGGACCCCGGGCACGCCTTCCCCGCCATCGCCCTGTGTCAGAAGTTCTCCGCCGCCGGGGACACCCCGACGTTGCTCACCGGCACGCGATGGCTCGAGACGGCCCGCACCGAGCGGCTCGACGCGGTCGAACTCGACGGGCTGGACCCGACCGCGGTCGACGATGACGCCGATGCCGGCGCCAAGATCCATCAGCGCGCCGCACGGATGGCGGTGCTGAACCGGCCGCGGATCGCGGAGATGGCCCCCGACCTGGTGGTCTCCGACTCGATCACCGCCTGCGGCGGGCTGGCCGCCGACCTGCTCGGGGTCCCGTGGGTCGAACTGAACACCCACCCGCTCTACCGGCCGTCGAAGGGTCTGCCGCCGGTGGGCAGCGGGTTCGCACCGGGCACCGGCCTGCGGGGACGGTTGCGCGACGCGGCGCTGCGGGCGCTCAGCGCGCGGTCGTGGCGCGCTGGGCTGCGGCAGCGGGCCGAGGCGCGCCAGGCGATCGGGTTGCCGGCCGAGGATCCGGGACCGCTGCGGCGTCTGATCGCCACGCTGCCCGCGCTGGAGGTTCCGCGCCCGGACTGGCCCGCCGAGGCGGTGGTGGTCGGGCCGCTGCACTTCGAGCCGACGTCCACGGTGCTCGAGCTGCCTGCGGGCGACGGCCCCCTCGTGGTGGTGGCCCCGTCGACGGCGACGACGGGCGCGGGCGGACTCGCCGAACTGGCCCTGCAGACACTGATTCCCGGCACGGTGCTGCCGCCGGGGGCGCGGGTCGCGGTGTCGCGCCTCGAGAGAGGCGAGGGCGAGGTGCCGCCGTGGGCGGTGGTGGGCCTCGGGCGGCAGGACGAGCTGCTCGCCCGCGCCGACGTGCTGATCTGCGGCGGTGGTCACGGCACTGTGGCGAAGGCGCTGCTGGCCGGGGTGCCGATGGTGGTCGTCCCCGGTGGCGGCGACCAGTGGGAGATCGCCAATCGCCTTGTCCGCCAAGGCAGTGCGCGACTCATCCGGCCGCTGACCGCCGAGGCGCTGGCGGCGGCGACCCGGGAGGTGCTCGAGTCGCCGGGGTATCAGGACGCTGCCCGGCGGGCCGGCGCGACCGTCGCGGACGTCGCCGATCCGGTACGGGTGTGCCACGATGCGCTCAGGGCCTGCGCGTAG
- a CDS encoding DUF3046 domain-containing protein → MRLTEFRELVESQFGAVRASSMLVDHVLTSMGGRTAEQAIEDGVDPRDVWRALCADFDVPRDRW, encoded by the coding sequence GTGCGGTTGACGGAATTCCGCGAGCTGGTGGAGAGTCAGTTCGGCGCGGTACGGGCATCGTCGATGCTGGTCGATCACGTGCTGACCAGTATGGGCGGCCGCACGGCCGAGCAGGCGATCGAAGACGGTGTCGACCCGCGGGATGTGTGGCGGGCGCTGTGCGCGGACTTCGACGTGCCGCGCGACCGATGGTGA
- a CDS encoding DUF6390 family protein — translation MNAGHRLFAQYAFPPNELGYCGPEDSGALLRAGEQMASVAREFDGAWPYLQAIAESTGVDDPLDPEVVRSYWVGGAGLGEVDAGQLLTRLRSAFAGQVTGLLDAPVEPAHTLAHHSFHVFVVYPWVRFLDRDPGTPLRVLQNCRIRWGTVESIDGEHVEMVSRPLALDAGTLTLGGPAPERVRWSRDGASLTRAPAVGDTVSAHWGWVCGTLTEDERTALAEATRHTLHAVNAARHRPAESPRA, via the coding sequence ATGAATGCAGGCCACCGGCTGTTCGCCCAGTACGCGTTCCCGCCCAACGAACTCGGCTACTGCGGGCCGGAGGACTCGGGGGCGCTGCTGCGCGCCGGCGAGCAGATGGCCTCGGTGGCGCGGGAGTTCGACGGAGCCTGGCCGTACCTTCAGGCGATCGCCGAGTCGACCGGCGTCGACGACCCCCTCGATCCCGAGGTGGTGCGCAGTTACTGGGTCGGCGGTGCCGGCCTCGGTGAGGTCGACGCCGGTCAGCTGCTGACGCGGCTGCGGTCGGCGTTCGCCGGTCAGGTGACGGGCCTGCTGGACGCGCCGGTGGAACCCGCGCACACGTTGGCGCATCACAGTTTTCACGTGTTCGTCGTGTATCCGTGGGTGCGCTTCCTCGACCGCGATCCCGGGACGCCGCTACGTGTCCTGCAGAACTGCCGGATCCGTTGGGGCACAGTCGAATCAATCGATGGCGAGCATGTCGAGATGGTGTCGAGACCGCTGGCCCTCGATGCCGGGACGTTGACGCTCGGTGGTCCCGCGCCGGAGCGGGTGCGCTGGAGCAGAGACGGCGCGTCGCTGACGAGGGCCCCGGCAGTCGGTGACACGGTGAGCGCCCACTGGGGCTGGGTGTGCGGGACGCTGACCGAGGACGAACGCACCGCACTGGCCGAGGCGACGCGTCACACGCTGCACGCCGTGAACGCGGCCAGGCACCGGCCGGCGGAGTCGCCGAGAGCTTAG
- the hypE gene encoding hydrogenase expression/formation protein HypE — MPETPKAAIDMESWVCPAPLRDAPNIVMGHGGGGAMSGELIEHLFLPSFGPAAEAAMGDSAIVDLGGVRLAFSTDSFVVKPMVFPGGTIGDLAVNGTVNDLAMVGAAPAVLSTAFILEEGTPLDELARVAQAVGTAAMAAGVKLVTGDTKVVDSGHGDGVYINTAGIGLVDERTDIRPQRAAPGDAVIVSGDIGVHGVAVMSCREGLEFATRVASDTAPLHGLVAAMIQTGADIHTLRDPTRGGMAATLNEIAKTARVGVTLDERALPIPAEVRDACSMLGLDPLYVANEGKLVAFVPAADADRVLAAMRAHPLGARAAIIGTCVADHPGMVVAKTALGGTRVVDLPIGEQLPRIC; from the coding sequence ATGCCTGAGACCCCCAAGGCGGCCATCGATATGGAGTCGTGGGTCTGCCCGGCGCCGCTGCGCGATGCGCCCAACATCGTGATGGGCCACGGCGGCGGCGGGGCGATGTCGGGTGAGCTCATCGAGCACCTGTTCCTGCCGTCGTTCGGGCCTGCGGCCGAAGCGGCCATGGGTGACTCCGCGATCGTCGACCTCGGCGGTGTCCGGCTGGCGTTCTCGACCGACTCGTTCGTCGTCAAGCCGATGGTGTTCCCGGGCGGCACGATCGGGGACCTCGCCGTCAACGGGACCGTGAACGACCTCGCGATGGTGGGCGCCGCCCCGGCGGTGCTGTCGACCGCGTTCATCCTCGAGGAGGGCACCCCGCTCGACGAGCTGGCGCGCGTCGCCCAGGCGGTCGGCACGGCGGCGATGGCGGCGGGGGTCAAGCTGGTCACGGGCGACACCAAGGTGGTCGATTCCGGCCACGGCGACGGGGTGTACATCAACACCGCGGGCATCGGTCTGGTCGACGAGCGCACCGACATCCGGCCGCAGCGGGCGGCGCCGGGTGACGCCGTGATCGTCAGCGGCGACATCGGAGTGCACGGGGTGGCGGTGATGAGTTGCCGTGAGGGCCTCGAGTTCGCCACCAGGGTGGCCAGCGACACCGCCCCGCTGCACGGCCTGGTCGCGGCGATGATCCAGACCGGCGCCGACATCCACACCCTGCGCGACCCGACGCGCGGCGGCATGGCGGCCACCCTCAACGAGATCGCGAAGACCGCGAGGGTCGGCGTGACACTCGACGAGCGCGCGCTGCCGATCCCGGCAGAAGTGCGCGACGCGTGCAGCATGCTCGGCCTCGACCCGCTCTACGTCGCCAACGAGGGCAAACTCGTCGCCTTCGTTCCCGCCGCGGACGCCGACCGGGTGCTCGCTGCGATGCGCGCCCACCCGCTGGGTGCGCGCGCGGCGATCATCGGGACGTGCGTCGCCGACCATCCGGGCATGGTCGTGGCGAAGACCGCGTTGGGTGGCACCCGCGTGGTGGATCTGCCGATCGGTGAGCAGCTGCCCCGGATCTGTTGA
- the hypD gene encoding hydrogenase formation protein HypD, with translation MKYLDEFSNPDVALRLIEQIKAATSRRWSIMEVCGGQTHSIIRHGIDQLLPDTIEMIHGPGCPVCVTPLEVIDKALEIASRPDVIFCSFGDMLRVPGSEKDLFRVKSEGGDVRVVYSPLDALTIARDNPDKEVVFFGIGFETTAPANAMTVYQAKRLGIENFSLLVSHVLVPPAISAIMESPTCRVQAFLAAGHVCSVMGTDEYPPLCDKYGIPIVVTGFEPLDILEGIRRTVVQLESGRHELENAYPRAVQAAGNPAAKQMLTDVFEVTDRSWRGIGVIPGSGWRLSPAYRDYDAEHRFAVTDIHTEESAVCRSGEVLQGLIKPHECAAFGTVCTPRNPLGATMVSSEGACAAYYLYRRLEVSNA, from the coding sequence ATGAAGTACCTGGACGAGTTCAGCAATCCCGACGTCGCGCTGCGGCTCATCGAGCAGATCAAGGCGGCCACCAGCCGCCGTTGGTCGATCATGGAAGTCTGTGGCGGGCAGACGCATTCGATCATCCGGCACGGCATCGACCAGCTGCTGCCCGACACCATCGAGATGATCCACGGGCCGGGCTGCCCGGTGTGCGTCACCCCGCTCGAGGTCATCGACAAGGCTCTCGAGATCGCTTCCCGCCCGGACGTGATCTTCTGCTCGTTCGGCGACATGCTGCGCGTGCCGGGCAGCGAGAAAGACCTGTTCCGCGTCAAGAGCGAAGGCGGCGACGTCCGGGTCGTCTACTCCCCGCTGGATGCGCTGACGATCGCGCGGGACAACCCCGACAAAGAGGTCGTCTTCTTCGGCATCGGCTTCGAGACCACCGCGCCGGCCAATGCGATGACCGTCTATCAGGCGAAACGGCTCGGCATCGAGAATTTCTCGCTGCTGGTCTCCCACGTGCTGGTGCCGCCGGCGATCTCGGCGATCATGGAGTCGCCGACGTGCCGGGTCCAAGCGTTCCTGGCGGCGGGCCATGTGTGCAGCGTGATGGGCACCGACGAGTATCCGCCGCTGTGCGACAAGTACGGGATACCGATCGTCGTCACGGGTTTCGAACCCCTCGACATCCTGGAGGGGATCCGGCGCACCGTCGTGCAGCTCGAGTCCGGCCGTCACGAGCTGGAGAACGCCTACCCTCGCGCCGTGCAGGCGGCCGGGAATCCCGCCGCCAAGCAGATGCTGACCGACGTGTTCGAGGTGACCGACCGGTCGTGGCGCGGGATCGGCGTGATTCCCGGCAGCGGGTGGCGGCTCTCGCCCGCCTACCGCGACTACGACGCCGAACACCGGTTCGCCGTCACCGACATCCACACCGAGGAATCGGCGGTGTGCCGGTCGGGCGAGGTGCTGCAGGGGCTGATCAAGCCGCACGAGTGCGCGGCGTTCGGGACCGTGTGCACGCCCCGCAATCCGCTTGGCGCGACCATGGTTTCGTCGGAAGGTGCGTGCGCGGCGTACTACCTGTACCGCAGGCTCGAGGTGAGCAATGCCTGA
- a CDS encoding HypC/HybG/HupF family hydrogenase formation chaperone: MCLAVPGRIISIEERDGTLMSVVDFGGVSKDVCLQYIPDAEVGQYVVVHVGFAIQRLDEESAMRTLAEFEHLGVLREEFADGFESAARQAGVANPDTNGHAEARS; encoded by the coding sequence ATGTGCCTGGCGGTACCGGGGAGGATCATCAGCATCGAGGAGCGCGACGGCACGCTGATGTCGGTCGTCGACTTCGGCGGTGTCAGCAAAGACGTGTGCCTGCAGTACATTCCGGATGCCGAGGTCGGTCAGTACGTCGTCGTGCACGTCGGGTTCGCGATCCAGCGCCTCGACGAGGAGTCGGCGATGCGCACCCTCGCGGAGTTCGAACATCTCGGCGTGCTCCGAGAGGAGTTCGCCGACGGCTTCGAGTCGGCGGCGCGGCAGGCCGGGGTGGCCAACCCCGACACGAACGGACATGCGGAGGCGCGGTCATGA